GATCACGCCAGAAGGGACGGTCACCGCGCATCGCGATCACCGGCTTGCCGTCGACCTCGTAGATCGACTGCCCGGCTTCGATCACGTCGCCCGCCGCCGGGAGCCGCGTGATGGTGCCCCCGCGACCGGGCAGAGCGATGGAGGTGCCGTAGCTCAGGGTCCCGTTGAGCCTGAGGTCAGAGGTGAGGGTGGTGAGCTCCGCGTTGGCCGTCACCGGCTTGTCGTCGTCCTGAGGCGTCTCGGCCACGGAGCTCCACGGCTGCAGCACCGCCAGGGTCACCGCGGCAGCCACGAGCAACAGCCCCACGGGTACGAGCACCTTCGTCAGCCGCCGGCTCATTCGTCGCCCCCGGACGGCAGCGTGGTCGCCGCCATGAAGCCGCCTTCGAAGTACTCGTTCATCAGGGCGAACCAGTCGAAGTCGACGGATTCGATGCTCTCGGGCGTGAACATCGGCGGCATCTCGCCGGTCTTCTCCGCGCACGCCTCGAGGAGGGTGCGCGCCTCGTCTTCCGTGATCCCGACCGGCATTTCGAGCATGCCGTCGGCGTCGGGATCCGCGAAGGCAGCGAAGCCGTTGTCCCTGGCGCACGCGGCGAACGCGAGCCCGGACTCGATGAGATCCTCCGGAGAGATCCTCTGCGCGTCGTCGGCCCCCGACATGTCGGGCTCGCGCTGTGCGAACTCGGGAACCTCCTCCTCGCACTTCTCCCACGCGGCCCGCTGCCCCTCCTCCGGGTATCCCGAGGCGGCCGTTGCGGCAAGCCACATGCCGTCCTCATCCGCGACGATCGTGGTCATCGCCACCTCCTCGCCGCCGCCCATCGTCGCAGTGCTGTCGCTCAATGCGCCCAGGCCGCCGTCGCCGGGAGCTTCCGGCATCAGGAGGGCGACCTGCCCCGCGTCGACGATCTTCGCCGTCTGGCCCTCATCGGTGAGGCACGTCACGAACCGGGCAGCCGCCGCATCGTTGGCGCCGTCTTTCGACTTGTCATCCCCGGACGGGGCGCTGCATGCAGAGAGCGCGAAGAGCGCGATGACAGCGGGCATCACCACCATGGAACGGTGTGCTTTCGAATCGAACATGACATTTCCTTTCTCGCGGTCGCAGCTCATCCACGACGTGCAGTCCGTTCTACGGAGACGATGGTTTGCTGTCGGTATGACGGCACCTAACCGGAAACTAACCGCGGAGAACGCACCCTCGGAGGAGGGAGGCGCGATGCGATTGCTGCTGGTGGAAGACGAGGTCGATCTGGCCGACGCGCTCGCCGATGGCCTGCGCCGGGAGGGATACCTGGTCGATGTCGCACGCGACGGCGCGAGCGCCCTGACCGCCGCCGCGGGGAGCGATGTGGACGTGATCGTCCTCGACCGCGACCTGCCCGTGCTGAGCGGCGATGCCGTGTGTCGCACGCTCGTGGGGCAGGAGTATCCCGCCCGCATCCTCATGCTCACCGCGGCGGGAACCCTCAACGACCGCGTCGAGGGTCTCGACCTCGGTGCCGACGACTACCTCGCCAAGCCCTTCGCCTATGTCGAGCTGTTGGCCAGACTCCGCGCGCTCGGCCGCCGTGCGCAGCCCACCCGGTTGAACGCGGTGTGGGAGTTCGCCGGCGTCCGCCTCGACGTCGTGCGGCGCGTCGTGGAACGCGACGGGACACCGATCCGCCTCACGCTCAAGGAATTCGGAGTGCTCGAGACGTTGCTCGCCGCGGAAGGGGGATACGTCAGCGCCGACGATCTGCTCAACGAGGTATGGGACGAGCCGCTCGAACGCACGCGCGGCGTGGTCAAGATCGTGGTGCACACGCTGCGCCGCAAACTCGGATCGCCGGCTCTCATCCAGTCCGCGGCAGGACACGGCTACCGAGTGGGGACGATATGAGACGCATGAGCTTCCGGACCCGGCTGGTGATCATCATCGCCGGTGTCTTCGTCGCGGCGGGCGCAGCCCTGCTCGCCGTGCAGTACCTGGTGGTGCAACAGCTCTTCGCCTCCGCCATCGACACCACCGCGGCGAGCTGCGTGCCGGCACTGTCGATCACGCAACTCTCGCAAGCGACGAGCGCGACCGAGGGCAGCACACCCGTCTATGGGGCCACGAGTACCGGGTGCACGTACTTCGCGACGACGGCCGACGTCACGGCCTTCCCGATGACCACCCCGATGGAGCCGGCGTCACTCGATTCGGTCGAGGGTGCTGTGCTGCAGCAGTCGACGTTCCTCGCGGACGAGGTCGGCGGCGGGCTGCTGCTGTGGTCCGTCGTGGTACTCGTCGGCTTCACCGGGGTCGCGGCCGCGATCGCGTTCTGGCTCGCTCGTCGCTCGCTGGACCGTATCGGCGAGGTCACGGCCGCGGCCCGCGACATCTCCGAGCGCGACCTCGGACGACGGCTCGACCTCCCTGGGCCCGACGATGAGATCAAGGAGCTGGGCGACACGATCGACGGGATGCTCGATCGGCTGCAATCGGCGTTCACCGCGCAGGACCGGTTCGTGGCGAACGCCTCCCATGAACTGCGCACTCCGCTGACCACGACCAGGACTGCCCTGGAGATCCCCCTCGAGCAGGGTGCCGTGCCGGCGGAACTGCAAGCCAACGTGCAGCGCGCCCTGCGAGCCACCGAGCAGAGCGAACGACTCATCACCGCGCTGCTGGCACTCGCCCGGTCGCGCACCGGCCTGGATGAGGTCGAGCCGGTCGAACTCAGCGAACTCATCGAGGATCAGGTCGAGGAGTCGGACGCCCAGGGGATCGTCGTGCACACGAACCTCCGCGCGCTCACGGTCGAAGGCGATCCGATGCTGCTCGCCCGCGCCGTGCGCAACCTCCTCGAGAACGGCATCCGCCACAACGTCCCCGGGGGCGAGGTGTGGGTGCGCTGCCGACGTGAGCGCGGGCGCGCGGTGATCGACGTCGAGAGCACCGGCGCTCCGATCGCGCCGGCCACGCTGGCCGTGCTCACCGAACCCTTCTACCGGGGTGACGCGAGTCGCACATCCGCCGGCCCCGACGGTACCGGCTTGGGCCTCGCGATCGTGCAGAGCATCGCGAAGACCCACTCGGGCGACGTACGTCTGCGTGCACGTAAGGGCGGTGGCTTGATCGCGTCGATCGTGCTCCCCCTCTGACGGACCCTCTGGCCCCGCACCAGATGAAGGAGATCTCTTGCTTCGAAGGCCCTTCAGAACCCTTGAGTCCTTCAGATCAAGAGATCTCCTTCATCTGCGGGTGGGCGTCGGCCGGAGCAGACCTCGGTGCGATGAGGGCGACTAGCCCGATTCGCCCCCGCCCACGACCTCCATGCGCTGCGTGAACGTCATCCGGTCGCGGACGACCCGCTCCGGATCCCACCCCGGGCCGGGCGTCGAAGCGATGAGGAGTTGCGAATAGGGGTGCTCGGGATGGGTCAGAACCCGCTCGGTGTCCCCCTGTTCGACGACTGCGCCACGGAAGAGCACGAGAACCCGGGAGCAGAGTTCGCGGACGACAGCGAGATCGTGACTGACGAACAGGTAGCTCACCCTCGACTCGCGCTGGATCTCGGCGAGGAGTTCGAGTACCTGAGCCTGCACGGAGACATCGAGTGCGGATACGGCCTCGTCGAGGACGACGAGACGAGGAGAGACCGCGAGTGCCCGTGCGATCGCAACGCGCTGTCGCTGACCGCCCGAAAGCTCGTGGGGCTTCGCGTCGGCATGCCGTTCGGTGAGTCGCACCCGATCCAGCAGCTCCGCGATCGTACGGTCGGCATGAGGACCCGCTGCCTCCTCTCGCAGCCTCAGAGTCCGCCGCAGCGTCTGCCGCACGGTCAGTCGGCGATCCAGCGACCCGTTCGGGTCCTGGAACACCATCTGCACCGCGCGAGCTCTCGCCAGGCGCTCAGCCCTGCCGCGCGGCCTGCGGAGGCGATCGACACCGTCGATCACCGCCGACCCCGCGTCGGCGCGCTCCAGACCGACGAGAATCCGGGCGATCGTCGACTTGCCCGAGCCCGATTCACCGACGAGACCGAGCGCCTCACCTGCGTCGATGGCGAAACTCACGTTGTTGACAGCGACGACGCGCTCTGTTCCCGGACCCATCCGAAACGCCCGGTACAGATCGGAGACTTCCACCAGACTCATGACGGCTCCTTCGTGTCGAGCACGGGGGCAGCTTCGATCAGCGAGAGTGTGTACGGGTGGACCGCATCCGCGAAGAGCCCGGGTTTCGTCAGCGTCTCCACGATCTCACCCTGCCGAAGGACATGGATCCGATCGCAGATCGCGCCCGCGAGTGCCAGGTCGTGGGTGATGAAGAGCATCCCGAGACCACGTTCACGGATCTGCCGCTGGAAGATGGCGACGATCTCGGCTTGCGTCGTCACGTCGAGCGCGCTCGTCGCCTCGTCGGCGAGAAGGAGCGCAGGGTCGGCGCTCAGCGCCGATGCGATGACGACGCGCTGAAGCATGCCGCCCGAGAGCTCGTGCGGAAACTGCCGCATGCGCCGCTCCGGGTGAGTCAGCCCCACCGCGGCCAGGAGCTGGATGATGTGCGCCTCCGCACGGTTTCGCTGCCACCCGTGGACACGCACGAGTCGTTCGGAGAGCGAATCCCCGATGCGCCGCACGGGGTTGAGTGCGGAACGCGGGTCCTGCTGCACAAGCGAGACGGATGCGGAGCGCACCCGACGTCGGGTCCTTTCGTCGGCGGCCACCATCTGTGTTCCATCGATCCGGATACTCCCCGCGATCGTCGCTTCCTCGCCATAGAGGGCGAGGGCCGCGCGCACCGTCGTCGACTTTCCCGAGCCCGACTCGCCCACGAGCCCGACGAGTTCGCCGCGGTCCACACTCAGGGTGATGCCGGTGAGGATCTTCACCGCGTCTTCACCGTGCCCGAAGGCGAGATCAAGGTCCTGAATTTCGAGGAGCATCACTCATCCCTTCGCAAGAAGTCGGTCGGCCACACGCACCCCGGCGACGTTCACCGCGATGACGACGATGGCGATGGCAGCACCGGGCACCAGCGTCGGGAGGAACTCTCCCTGGATGATGCCGGGTTGCCCCTCCTGCACCATCAGGCCCCATTCGGAACTCGGAGGCTGCGCGCCGAACCCGAGGAAACTCAACGTCGCAAGGCTCATGAGAGCTTCCCCGAAGAGCACGACCAGGTATCCGACGAGCGGAGGCAGCAGGTTCGGGATGACTCCGCGCAGGCAGATCGTCAAGCCGCCGAGCCCCTGAACCCGGTAGGCGTCGATGTAGGGACGCGTCATCTCGCTCAACGCAAGGCTTCGCGTGTACTTCGCGATCACCGGTGCATAGGCGAGCGCGAGTGCAACGATCGCTGTTGCGGGACCCTTGCCGAACACGGCGATGACGAGCACGACGAAGAGCAGGCCGGGGAACGCGAACATCACGTCGGTCACGCGGGCCAGGACGGTATCGATCCACCCCCCTCGCCATGCCGCCAATACGCCGATCGCCACACCGAGGATGGTGGCGAGCACGAGCAGCACCACCGGGCCCACCAGCGTCTCGCCTGCCCCGATGAGCAACCGGGAGAAGAGGTCGCGTCCGAGTTGGTCCGTGCCGAGCAGGTGCTGTGCGCTCGGACCTTCCCAAATCGCCGCGAAGTCGACACTGTCGGCCTCGTAGGGGGCGAGGAGTGGGGCGAAGGCGGCCGCGACGGCGATGAGGGCGAGGAAGCCGCAGGAGATCCAGAACCCGAGGTCGGATCCGGACCGCCGGCGTCTGCGAACCCGCGGGAGCAGGATCGAGGTCATGCGGACACCGCCCTTCGTCCGATTCGGGGGTCGAGCACGGGCAGGAGCAGGTCGACGATCGTCGTGACGATCATGTAGGCGACGACCATGAAGAGGAGCACCGCTTGCACCACCGGGAAGTCATGCGTGTTGATCGCATCGACGAGGAGCGAGCCGACGCCGGATATCCCGAACACCGTCTCGACTGCGACCGTTCCGGCGATCATGCTCGCGATGACGAGCGCGATCATGGTGATGATCGGCCCCCAGGCTGCGCGCAAGACGTGATCACGCACGACATACCGTTCGCGCAGCCCCGAAGCGCGGGCAGCCTCGACATGCTCGGAAGAGAACTGCTCGATCATCGATTGGCGCGTGACACGACTCACGATCGCGAGCGCGGTGACGGCGAGGGTAAGCGCAGGAAGAGTGAGCGCGTACACGCGATCGAATCCCGCCGTGCCTGCGCCGGCGACCGGGAACCACCGCAGCTCCACGGCGAAGAGCGCGACGAAGGCAATGCCCAACACGAAGGAGGGGATGCTCGCGGCGAGGGTCGTTGCTCCGGTGATAGCGGTGTCGACCGCCTTCCCCCGGCGCACGGCGGCCATGACACCGAGACCGATGCCGATCACTGTGAGCAGGATGGCTGCGTACGCGACGAGCGACAGGGTGATGGGCACCCTCGCGGCAAGGAGCGCACTCACCGGCTGGTGGTACTGGAAAGACTGGCCGAAGTCGCCGGTGAGGACTCCCGAGGCCCAGTGCCCGTACTGAACGAGCATCGGCTCGTCGAGGTGGTACTGGGCCCGGACGCTCGCGATCCGCTCCGGGGTCAGGTTCTCGGGGTTGCCGATGAGGAACGTGACCGGATCACCCGGCGCGGCGTACATCGCAGCGAAGATGATGAAGGAGGCGATCACCAGCGTGAAGACCATGCCGGCGAGCTTGCGGAACGCGAGCGCCACCACGACTACCCCTTCGTGCTGCCGAGGTCGACGGCCCACGGGTAGTAGATGAAGGCCGCAGAGGCCGGTACGCCGGTGACGTCGTTCGACATGATGAGCGTCGACGGCGTCGCCACGACCGGGATCCACACGGCGTGCTCCACCCAGCGCTTCTGCAACTCGATCGTGATCGCGGCGCGCTCGACGTCGTCCGTCGCCGCGTAGCCTTCATCGACCAGCGCATCGTATTCCGGGTCGGCGAAGACGCCGAAGTTCACGCTCGCATCGGATGCGCCGTTCTTGTAGAAGCCGAGCGGGTCGTTCTTCGAGATGTAGTACTCATCGGGCCACAAGTCCGCCTGACCCCGCAATTCGGGGTCGGAGTAGAAGTCGCCGTACTGCACCTGGGGGATCACCGTGATCTCCGCCTCCAGCCCGATGGACTGCGCGGCGGACACGAGCGCGTTCGCGATGACGTTGTGCGTCGACGACCCGTTGGACGCGACGACGATCGGAGCGGACGGGACGCCTGCCTCGGAGATCAGGTCTTCGGCGGCGGCGAGGTCGGCATCGCTCGGCTTCGCGGGCGCTCCTTCGAGTGCGTCGTACGCCTGCTCGAAGGTATCGACCTGGTATCCCCAGGCCCCCGATCCGACCGGCGTCTTCCACGGCTGGGCGAGACCGCCGAAAGCGGCAGCGGCCACCCCGGTGCGATCGAGAGCGAGCGAGAGCGCCTGACGGACGCGCTCATCCGTCAGCGCGCCACGATCTGTCGTCTCGAGCACCCAGGCGTTCGTTGAGGGACCTTGATAGACGGAGACGTCTGCGCTCTCGATGAAGCTCCTCGCGGCACCTGCGTTCTCCAGGAAGGACCCCTGGGCTTCGCCCGTCGTGACCGAGTTTGCGATCGCAGTCTCATCGGCCCAGCGGAAGACGATCTCGTTCGTGAGAGCGTCGACGTCTGAGTTCCAGTAGTCGGCGAACTTGGTGATGGTGAGCTGCGACCCCGCATCCCACGAGGTCACCTCGTACGGTCCGCTGCAGGCGGAAGCGGAACCGGGGCTGCCGAAGTCCTCCCCTTCGGCTTCGATCACACGCGGGTTCCAGACGATGCCACCGTCGCCCGCCATCGCCTGGAGGAGGATGGCGTCCGGCTGCGACGTCGTGACGGTGATCTGGTCCTCACCGGTCTGTTCGATCGCGACCACATTCCGGTACTCGTCGGATTCGGCAGCGCCCTCAGCGGAATGTCGCTGCATGCTCCACAAGACGTCGGCGGTGCTCACGGGGCTTCCGTCATGGAACAGCGCGTCCTGCCTGATGGTGAAGACGAGATGGGTGTCATCGGTCCACTGCGCGTCTGATGCCAGCCCCTGCCCGAGGGTGAGGTCAGGTTGCACCTGCATGAGCCGATCGCAGACATTCGCGAGGACCGTGTCGTCGGCGGTGGTGGCGTCGATGTCGGCGTCGAGCGTCGTCGGCTCTCCTCCGAGCATCCAGGTCACGGTATCGAGTGAGCCGGCAGCGGCAGGTGTCGTCGCGCCGAACGGGACGTCGAAGGCGGTGTCGCCGCCACCGTCGTCGTCCGAGCTCGAGCTGCAACCGGCCAGGACGAACGCCGACGCTGTGATCGCGCCGATCATCAGCGTGATGGGGTGATGCTGCTTCTTCATTGAACGCTATCTCCTCGTGTTTCAGTCTGTCAGTGGGTGGGGTCGTAGAGATTCCAAGGCAGCACCTCGTAGTCGGTCTCGCACGGGAACCCGTTCGCGACGCGGTACTCACCGGTCGTCAGATCGACACAGCTCGAGAGGAGCGTCGACCACTGCTTCACCGGAGGACTGTCAGGGTGCGGATGTGTACAGACCCCTTCGGGGAAACCGATGTGATCCGACATCGCCTCGCGGACGAATGCGTAACTCTCCTCGGGTGACTCCGCCATCGCCACCCTGGCGAGTCCTGCCTCGACACGCGGCAGACGGAGCAGCGAGTCCGCGGATACCGGGAGGTAGGACCCGGCGAGCTGCGGGGGCACGGATGCTTGGAAGTGGTTGGTGTGGGCGATCACACCGCGTTCGGGATAGATCCAATCCACACCGCTCGGCGTGGTCTCGAGATCGATGCCGAATCCGCTGCGGTCGGCGAGCAGGGCGTTGCTCGCGATATGGGGCCGCGTCTTGACGAGCGTCCTGAGCGCACTCGCGATATCGCCCTGGTCGAGGACGAGTCGACGGATCAAGGTCTGCGGCACTCCGACCGCATTGCCGAAACTTCCACCGAGACCATTGGCATTGAGCGAGATCCCCGCGGAGTTGGCTCCGTGGCGGCCCACCTGACCGGCCTCGACCTGCATGATCACCGTGGGAAGCGGATCCTGCACGACGCGGACGATGAGGGTCGTACCCGCTGT
Above is a window of Microbacterium aurugineum DNA encoding:
- a CDS encoding ABC transporter ATP-binding protein, which codes for MSLVEVSDLYRAFRMGPGTERVVAVNNVSFAIDAGEALGLVGESGSGKSTIARILVGLERADAGSAVIDGVDRLRRPRGRAERLARARAVQMVFQDPNGSLDRRLTVRQTLRRTLRLREEAAGPHADRTIAELLDRVRLTERHADAKPHELSGGQRQRVAIARALAVSPRLVVLDEAVSALDVSVQAQVLELLAEIQRESRVSYLFVSHDLAVVRELCSRVLVLFRGAVVEQGDTERVLTHPEHPYSQLLIASTPGPGWDPERVVRDRMTFTQRMEVVGGGESG
- a CDS encoding sensor histidine kinase produces the protein MSFRTRLVIIIAGVFVAAGAALLAVQYLVVQQLFASAIDTTAASCVPALSITQLSQATSATEGSTPVYGATSTGCTYFATTADVTAFPMTTPMEPASLDSVEGAVLQQSTFLADEVGGGLLLWSVVVLVGFTGVAAAIAFWLARRSLDRIGEVTAAARDISERDLGRRLDLPGPDDEIKELGDTIDGMLDRLQSAFTAQDRFVANASHELRTPLTTTRTALEIPLEQGAVPAELQANVQRALRATEQSERLITALLALARSRTGLDEVEPVELSELIEDQVEESDAQGIVVHTNLRALTVEGDPMLLARAVRNLLENGIRHNVPGGEVWVRCRRERGRAVIDVESTGAPIAPATLAVLTEPFYRGDASRTSAGPDGTGLGLAIVQSIAKTHSGDVRLRARKGGGLIASIVLPL
- a CDS encoding ABC transporter ATP-binding protein, encoding MLLEIQDLDLAFGHGEDAVKILTGITLSVDRGELVGLVGESGSGKSTTVRAALALYGEEATIAGSIRIDGTQMVAADERTRRRVRSASVSLVQQDPRSALNPVRRIGDSLSERLVRVHGWQRNRAEAHIIQLLAAVGLTHPERRMRQFPHELSGGMLQRVVIASALSADPALLLADEATSALDVTTQAEIVAIFQRQIRERGLGMLFITHDLALAGAICDRIHVLRQGEIVETLTKPGLFADAVHPYTLSLIEAAPVLDTKEPS
- a CDS encoding ABC transporter permease, which encodes MVALAFRKLAGMVFTLVIASFIIFAAMYAAPGDPVTFLIGNPENLTPERIASVRAQYHLDEPMLVQYGHWASGVLTGDFGQSFQYHQPVSALLAARVPITLSLVAYAAILLTVIGIGLGVMAAVRRGKAVDTAITGATTLAASIPSFVLGIAFVALFAVELRWFPVAGAGTAGFDRVYALTLPALTLAVTALAIVSRVTRQSMIEQFSSEHVEAARASGLRERYVVRDHVLRAAWGPIITMIALVIASMIAGTVAVETVFGISGVGSLLVDAINTHDFPVVQAVLLFMVVAYMIVTTIVDLLLPVLDPRIGRRAVSA
- a CDS encoding C45 family autoproteolytic acyltransferase/hydolase — protein: MPATTPIRMIEISGAPRERGRLYGDAAADLIAGSLEYYREALTQQTGMSWAEITASVSQWLPISEQIAPHLIEEMRGIAEGAGVSFAEILTLNVRGEFVYDHQSPAKGVTAAARVDDDERDAVDGCTSFFLTGEGSGTGHTLVGQNWDWRTRTAGTTLIVRVVQDPLPTVIMQVEAGQVGRHGANSAGISLNANGLGGSFGNAVGVPQTLIRRLVLDQGDIASALRTLVKTRPHIASNALLADRSGFGIDLETTPSGVDWIYPERGVIAHTNHFQASVPPQLAGSYLPVSADSLLRLPRVEAGLARVAMAESPEESYAFVREAMSDHIGFPEGVCTHPHPDSPPVKQWSTLLSSCVDLTTGEYRVANGFPCETDYEVLPWNLYDPTH
- a CDS encoding ABC transporter permease — protein: MTSILLPRVRRRRRSGSDLGFWISCGFLALIAVAAAFAPLLAPYEADSVDFAAIWEGPSAQHLLGTDQLGRDLFSRLLIGAGETLVGPVVLLVLATILGVAIGVLAAWRGGWIDTVLARVTDVMFAFPGLLFVVLVIAVFGKGPATAIVALALAYAPVIAKYTRSLALSEMTRPYIDAYRVQGLGGLTICLRGVIPNLLPPLVGYLVVLFGEALMSLATLSFLGFGAQPPSSEWGLMVQEGQPGIIQGEFLPTLVPGAAIAIVVIAVNVAGVRVADRLLAKG
- a CDS encoding response regulator transcription factor, with the translated sequence MRLLLVEDEVDLADALADGLRREGYLVDVARDGASALTAAAGSDVDVIVLDRDLPVLSGDAVCRTLVGQEYPARILMLTAAGTLNDRVEGLDLGADDYLAKPFAYVELLARLRALGRRAQPTRLNAVWEFAGVRLDVVRRVVERDGTPIRLTLKEFGVLETLLAAEGGYVSADDLLNEVWDEPLERTRGVVKIVVHTLRRKLGSPALIQSAAGHGYRVGTI
- a CDS encoding ABC transporter substrate-binding protein encodes the protein MKKQHHPITLMIGAITASAFVLAGCSSSSDDDGGGDTAFDVPFGATTPAAAGSLDTVTWMLGGEPTTLDADIDATTADDTVLANVCDRLMQVQPDLTLGQGLASDAQWTDDTHLVFTIRQDALFHDGSPVSTADVLWSMQRHSAEGAAESDEYRNVVAIEQTGEDQITVTTSQPDAILLQAMAGDGGIVWNPRVIEAEGEDFGSPGSASACSGPYEVTSWDAGSQLTITKFADYWNSDVDALTNEIVFRWADETAIANSVTTGEAQGSFLENAGAARSFIESADVSVYQGPSTNAWVLETTDRGALTDERVRQALSLALDRTGVAAAAFGGLAQPWKTPVGSGAWGYQVDTFEQAYDALEGAPAKPSDADLAAAEDLISEAGVPSAPIVVASNGSSTHNVIANALVSAAQSIGLEAEITVIPQVQYGDFYSDPELRGQADLWPDEYYISKNDPLGFYKNGASDASVNFGVFADPEYDALVDEGYAATDDVERAAITIELQKRWVEHAVWIPVVATPSTLIMSNDVTGVPASAAFIYYPWAVDLGSTKG